One Psychrobacillus glaciei genomic region harbors:
- a CDS encoding bifunctional diguanylate cyclase/phosphodiesterase, with translation MFTSPSQNNFIVLDGEYSISLVVLSVFVATIASYTALSMNERAQQNSFFHRNFWLILAAVAMGFGIWSMHFIGMSAFSLPVEMRNDKLLTVVSVIPAMLASFLAFYLADLKSRTFWSYTLAGIAMGIGISSMHYLGMYAMKMDIVYAYDKTLFAGSIVIAVVVSVVAIYIFSTLQKYMTNRLIQIITSVVMGLAVSSMHYTGMAAITFFVPIGFIPDPVHTHMESMNGIAISVTIGMAMLLGSLLISSLVDRYVEFRANYYDVLTKLPNRRLFEQKLKRAAFPENLAIIHIHNLEYINREYDYQFGDEIIQRLAAILKSLTPPSTDLYRIEGNRFALLTRDKVGEKLFQEGLLQIAEALQQPHTVHKQEILIPTLCAVSTASNEKEAATIYSNALAVLNFPSIQFNHEVVYYNPTIHTYTFEREIAESVVHAMNEGELFLVYQPKIGVNTNEVIGVETLIRWNHSTYGLLSPAVFIPILEENDRMIDLTDWIIEQVCQQISVWHSMDISFGQVAINIPGQYVTAPRLLQVLKRTLHNYNLVPQQLELEITETSFVKNIEEAMRAVSTFRQEGFSVALDDFGTGVSSLSYLKQMPISTLKIDKSFVDGIPESSKDSSIIQAIIALGSSLNLSIVFEGVETKEQVEFLASICKEPIIQGYYFSKPLKTDELFNWYQVFKSLIS, from the coding sequence TTGTTCACTAGTCCATCTCAAAATAATTTCATCGTATTAGATGGAGAATATTCCATTTCTCTTGTAGTGTTATCTGTTTTTGTAGCTACAATTGCTTCTTATACTGCATTATCAATGAATGAACGCGCGCAGCAAAATAGCTTTTTTCATCGAAATTTTTGGCTTATACTTGCAGCAGTTGCGATGGGATTTGGCATATGGTCAATGCATTTTATTGGAATGAGTGCTTTTTCTTTACCGGTAGAGATGAGAAATGACAAATTATTAACCGTTGTTTCGGTAATTCCAGCGATGCTTGCGTCATTTTTAGCTTTTTATTTGGCTGACCTTAAATCGAGAACTTTTTGGTCGTATACGCTTGCTGGTATTGCGATGGGGATAGGCATTTCTTCCATGCATTATCTTGGGATGTATGCGATGAAAATGGACATAGTTTATGCATATGATAAAACCTTATTTGCAGGATCAATTGTGATTGCAGTTGTTGTTTCGGTAGTAGCTATTTATATTTTTTCTACTTTACAAAAATATATGACCAATCGCTTAATCCAAATTATCACGTCAGTTGTCATGGGCTTAGCAGTTTCAAGTATGCATTATACAGGAATGGCGGCTATTACATTTTTTGTACCGATAGGATTTATACCGGATCCAGTCCATACCCATATGGAAAGCATGAACGGAATAGCAATAAGTGTAACAATTGGAATGGCGATGTTACTCGGCTCATTATTAATATCAAGTTTAGTAGATCGTTATGTTGAGTTTCGAGCAAATTATTATGATGTATTAACAAAGCTCCCGAATCGTCGATTATTTGAACAAAAATTAAAGAGGGCTGCATTCCCTGAGAATCTAGCGATTATACATATACATAATTTGGAGTATATAAATAGAGAATATGATTATCAATTTGGTGATGAAATCATTCAACGATTAGCAGCGATACTTAAATCGTTAACCCCTCCTTCAACTGATCTTTATCGTATTGAAGGTAACCGCTTTGCATTGTTAACTAGAGATAAAGTTGGAGAAAAACTATTTCAAGAAGGGCTGTTGCAAATAGCAGAAGCACTCCAACAACCGCATACAGTTCACAAACAAGAAATTCTTATTCCGACATTATGTGCAGTATCAACAGCATCTAATGAAAAGGAAGCGGCAACTATATATTCTAATGCACTTGCTGTTTTAAATTTCCCGTCGATTCAATTTAATCACGAAGTAGTTTACTATAATCCTACAATTCATACATATACTTTCGAACGAGAAATTGCGGAAAGTGTTGTACATGCAATGAATGAGGGGGAGCTATTTCTTGTGTATCAACCGAAAATTGGTGTGAATACGAATGAAGTGATTGGTGTTGAAACTTTAATTAGATGGAATCATTCAACATATGGACTACTTTCACCTGCAGTATTTATACCGATACTAGAGGAGAATGATCGAATGATTGATTTGACGGATTGGATTATCGAGCAAGTATGTCAACAAATTTCCGTCTGGCATAGTATGGATATTTCTTTTGGACAAGTCGCAATCAATATTCCAGGCCAATATGTTACAGCGCCAAGATTACTGCAAGTATTGAAACGTACTCTCCACAACTATAATCTAGTGCCTCAACAATTAGAGTTAGAAATTACAGAAACTAGTTTTGTTAAAAATATTGAAGAAGCAATGCGCGCGGTAAGTACTTTCCGTCAAGAAGGCTTCTCAGTAGCGTTAGATGATTTTGGGACAGGCGTATCGTCACTTTCATATTTAAAGCAAATGCCCATTTCTACGTTAAAGATAGATAAGTCGTTTGTCGATGGGATCCCAGAATCTTCAAAGGATTCCTCGATTATTCAAGCGATTATTGCATTAGGTAGTTCGTTAAACTTATCGATTGTTTTCGAAGGGGTTGAAACGAAGGAACAAGTAGAGTTTTTAGCATCTATATGCAAAGAGCCGATTATTCAGGGATATTATTTCTCAAAGCCATTGAAAACAGATGAGTTGTTTAATTGGTACCAAGTATTTAAGTCACTTATAAGTTAG
- a CDS encoding nitroreductase family protein, producing the protein MTFQAKDFRTAEHEIEDLFLNRWSPRAYADKPVADDVLNRLFEAARWAPSSGNNQPWRFIVARTEADLEKFHPILMEGNLVWAKNAPVLVVLVSDNTKGSNEFDAGAAWGFLSLQAAKEGLITHPMGGIYKDVAKEALNIPENFDVQLAIAIGYKGEKEMLSPELQQRETPSVRRPLEEILFEGSFK; encoded by the coding sequence ATGACATTCCAAGCAAAAGATTTCCGTACAGCTGAACACGAAATTGAAGACTTATTTTTAAATCGTTGGTCTCCACGGGCTTATGCAGACAAACCAGTAGCTGACGACGTATTAAATCGACTTTTTGAAGCAGCTCGTTGGGCTCCTTCTTCAGGTAATAACCAACCTTGGCGCTTCATCGTTGCTAGAACAGAAGCTGACCTTGAAAAATTCCATCCAATCTTAATGGAAGGAAACTTAGTATGGGCTAAAAATGCACCTGTATTAGTAGTACTAGTTTCTGATAATACTAAAGGATCAAATGAATTTGATGCTGGCGCAGCTTGGGGATTCCTGTCGTTACAAGCAGCTAAAGAAGGCTTAATCACTCACCCAATGGGCGGTATCTACAAAGATGTGGCGAAGGAAGCATTAAATATTCCTGAAAACTTCGATGTACAATTAGCAATCGCAATCGGTTACAAAGGTGAAAAAGAAATGCTTTCTCCCGAATTACAACAACGCGAAACACCATCAGTTCGTCGCCCATTGGAAGAAATTTTATTTGAAGGTTCTTTCAAATAA
- a CDS encoding phage tail protein — MSKIVDFKNVSTVGLESSPVAEALAGLRANEARYFMNKYKHEFTVVPASESQETLDYVNRILKVERDIEFAVKPLETSRFQVENIKFAYVFYEDGLAINVMYTVDDPKPKRAVGFKLSEGMEIPKELETKFKFARQKSKLAGTIRGSFLVIKGEY; from the coding sequence TTGTCCAAAATCGTTGATTTTAAAAATGTGTCTACAGTAGGTTTAGAGTCTTCCCCTGTAGCAGAAGCGCTTGCTGGTTTACGTGCTAATGAAGCCCGTTACTTTATGAACAAATACAAGCATGAATTTACGGTTGTACCAGCTAGCGAAAGTCAGGAGACCCTTGATTATGTGAACCGAATTTTGAAAGTAGAACGTGATATTGAGTTTGCGGTCAAACCTTTAGAAACGTCTCGTTTCCAAGTAGAAAATATTAAATTTGCCTACGTTTTCTATGAGGATGGGCTTGCGATCAACGTCATGTATACAGTTGATGACCCTAAGCCAAAGCGGGCAGTTGGTTTTAAGCTTTCTGAGGGAATGGAGATACCAAAGGAATTAGAAACCAAGTTTAAGTTTGCTAGGCAGAAGTCTAAACTAGCTGGAACAATTCGTGGCTCGTTTCTTGTGATTAAAGGAGAATATTAA
- a CDS encoding GyrI-like domain-containing protein encodes MADYTLEEKDSFTVLGIGTELKSDYTDFAGINKEKADFWQTVSQDGTLDTLKTVATNDYVFAVNEAVNNKMMHYAGVMTDASVPEATRVIQFPKGEYIVVKGEGNTADELSNKLAGIAFGQVLPEAKDFAYVGGPNTTVEMGQRDGLVFGEMWIPVVRK; translated from the coding sequence ATGGCAGATTATACCCTAGAAGAAAAAGACAGCTTCACCGTTTTAGGAATTGGAACTGAGCTTAAGAGCGATTACACAGACTTTGCTGGCATAAACAAGGAAAAGGCAGACTTTTGGCAAACCGTCAGCCAAGATGGAACGCTTGACACTTTAAAAACTGTAGCCACAAATGACTACGTCTTTGCCGTGAACGAAGCGGTGAATAACAAGATGATGCATTATGCTGGTGTCATGACAGATGCATCGGTACCAGAAGCTACAAGAGTAATCCAATTTCCTAAAGGTGAATACATCGTTGTTAAAGGGGAAGGAAATACGGCTGATGAGTTGAGTAATAAGCTTGCTGGCATTGCCTTTGGTCAAGTTTTGCCAGAAGCAAAGGACTTTGCCTATGTTGGTGGACCAAATACTACGGTTGAGATGGGACAGCGAGACGGCTTAGTATTTGGTGAAATGTGGATTCCTGTTGTTAGGAAATAA
- a CDS encoding helix-turn-helix transcriptional regulator, with protein MKKVERINIIMRYINNRAHFTISEIMREFNISRSTAIRDIREIEALGMPLVAEVGRDGGYFVMNNSVLPTVRFTDNEIKALFIAFMATRNKQLPYLKSRQSLAEKLLGLISENQQDDLVLLNQILLFEGTNPNNPDLLDLSDLPHPMLERLIQILLLDSNLLISIKEEKVIKSYPIYLLHLYHEKGNWLIEGFDLKDEERKSFPVDNLTNVKPYPSKKRLSKKKILEKLSTGEKEINLVLELGPKAIAQFKKYSPLKVSISYTNPYQTTAILKTFINVNNSEELTEITNWLLFLGGDIKVREVPEEILECLQERLCLYCP; from the coding sequence ATGAAAAAAGTTGAACGGATTAATATCATCATGCGGTATATCAACAACCGAGCCCATTTTACAATTTCTGAAATCATGCGAGAATTTAACATCTCTCGCTCGACAGCAATTAGAGATATCAGAGAAATTGAAGCCTTGGGAATGCCACTTGTTGCTGAAGTCGGAAGGGATGGGGGATATTTTGTCATGAACAACTCTGTCCTACCAACCGTTCGCTTTACCGATAATGAGATTAAAGCTCTTTTTATTGCCTTTATGGCCACAAGAAATAAACAACTCCCATATCTAAAGAGTCGTCAGTCTTTAGCTGAAAAATTACTAGGCCTCATCTCAGAAAACCAGCAAGATGACCTTGTTCTTTTAAATCAAATCTTGCTTTTTGAAGGGACCAACCCCAATAATCCCGACCTACTTGATCTGTCTGATTTACCCCATCCTATGTTAGAAAGACTCATCCAAATCCTTCTTTTGGATAGCAATTTATTGATTAGTATCAAAGAAGAGAAGGTAATAAAGTCTTATCCAATTTATCTCTTGCACCTTTATCATGAAAAAGGCAATTGGCTGATTGAAGGCTTTGACTTAAAGGATGAAGAGAGGAAGAGTTTTCCTGTCGACAATCTCACCAATGTCAAACCATACCCTTCGAAAAAAAGATTAAGTAAGAAAAAGATTTTAGAAAAACTAAGTACGGGGGAAAAAGAAATTAACCTTGTCCTTGAACTTGGTCCAAAGGCGATTGCCCAGTTCAAAAAATACTCTCCTTTAAAAGTTTCAATTTCCTATACGAATCCTTATCAAACCACAGCCATTCTAAAGACTTTTATCAATGTTAATAATTCAGAAGAATTGACCGAAATAACAAATTGGCTACTTTTCCTTGGTGGGGATATCAAGGTCAGGGAAGTGCCAGAAGAAATCTTAGAATGTTTACAAGAGAGATTATGCTTATACTGCCCATAA
- a CDS encoding alkaline phosphatase family protein, whose product MKKILFAGIIVLNLCLFTIINEVEAKENQETDRKVILISFDGMKNEYTKKYIKDNKLPHIKQMQDNGVTAKNPSTITPSLTAPSHAAIATGATPIQTGIVSNHWHEPNTVLDNEKNGFREEIEVSPLWVEARKQGKITATIAFPGANPKERKQGDYSIYPGKIWSTSDLESLTYIKSAEWVHSPKSFSPLKETEFSIKMKTERDRLIHILAIDSTDDQKQNYDTFVLSEDKKVDPDDSIVKGNQWGSLPLYINDQQSAGFWFKIKTNSPDLTLPVQLYRTAVTSSLISGPKGFSNEIEKEFGFYPAQDDDKALEKEWITRKEYEEISTRYVMWVTKVSLYIKQKYNPDLLMFYTPQIDHEEHKYLLLDPRQPGYSHEKSKKYMSYIEWSYQLADEVVGETMNSLKENDYLFIVSDHGMEPAYSTLSPNKVLKDAGLLTVDQKNKINFTESKAYAIPSGSAAHVYINLQNREKGGIVPRDEYESVRNQIVQAFKEVEVTDKKGVLIQHDMKEVMSAIERDNLSFNTIQKHVKDTWKHLLKQKIHPYEKVMKNTNKNTTLMGHQNSGDIVLIGAPGYVMGSDIEKNITPPIELGTHGGSGDRSMLRPVFMVTGADFHKGKQINSSSNLDIAPTIYDLLELDVPSFVEGEKIEGIYKDKKILPNWE is encoded by the coding sequence ATGAAAAAAATTTTATTTGCAGGCATAATCGTTCTTAATTTGTGTCTTTTTACCATAATTAATGAAGTAGAAGCTAAGGAAAATCAAGAAACTGATAGAAAGGTCATACTTATCTCTTTTGACGGAATGAAAAATGAATATACTAAAAAATATATTAAAGATAATAAATTGCCTCATATCAAACAGATGCAAGACAACGGGGTTACAGCAAAAAATCCTTCCACTATTACGCCTTCTCTAACAGCACCTTCACACGCAGCAATTGCCACAGGGGCTACACCTATCCAGACAGGAATTGTAAGTAATCATTGGCACGAACCAAATACAGTTTTAGACAATGAAAAAAACGGTTTCCGGGAAGAAATTGAAGTATCCCCATTGTGGGTAGAAGCTAGAAAGCAGGGGAAAATAACAGCCACCATTGCTTTTCCAGGTGCTAATCCCAAAGAGAGAAAACAAGGCGATTACTCTATTTATCCTGGAAAAATATGGTCTACAAGCGATTTGGAGTCATTAACCTATATAAAATCTGCTGAATGGGTTCATTCTCCCAAAAGCTTCAGTCCTTTAAAGGAAACAGAATTCTCCATCAAAATGAAAACTGAAAGGGATCGTCTCATTCATATTTTGGCGATTGACTCAACTGATGATCAAAAGCAAAACTACGACACCTTTGTATTATCCGAAGATAAAAAGGTAGATCCTGATGACTCTATTGTAAAAGGAAATCAATGGGGATCTCTTCCACTCTATATAAATGATCAGCAATCTGCTGGTTTTTGGTTCAAAATCAAAACAAATAGCCCAGATCTTACCCTTCCTGTTCAGTTGTACCGGACAGCAGTAACTTCTAGCTTAATTAGTGGACCTAAAGGATTTTCCAATGAGATTGAGAAGGAGTTTGGTTTTTATCCGGCACAAGATGATGATAAAGCCCTTGAAAAGGAATGGATTACGAGAAAGGAATATGAGGAGATAAGCACACGATATGTCATGTGGGTCACAAAAGTTTCTCTCTATATAAAACAGAAATACAATCCTGATTTGCTAATGTTTTATACACCACAGATTGATCATGAAGAACATAAGTACTTATTACTAGATCCTAGGCAGCCAGGATATTCACACGAAAAGTCAAAAAAATATATGAGCTATATTGAATGGTCGTACCAGTTAGCTGACGAGGTAGTTGGCGAAACAATGAATTCCCTAAAAGAGAATGACTATTTGTTTATAGTCTCCGATCATGGAATGGAGCCTGCCTATTCTACTCTTTCACCTAACAAAGTATTAAAAGATGCTGGGTTATTAACTGTAGATCAAAAAAATAAAATTAACTTTACAGAGTCAAAAGCGTACGCCATTCCAAGCGGATCAGCAGCACATGTATATATTAACCTGCAGAACCGAGAAAAAGGTGGGATTGTCCCTCGCGATGAATATGAGAGTGTACGTAACCAGATTGTTCAAGCTTTTAAAGAGGTGGAAGTCACGGATAAAAAGGGAGTGCTCATTCAACATGATATGAAAGAAGTCATGTCTGCCATTGAACGAGACAACCTCTCGTTCAATACTATTCAAAAGCATGTCAAAGATACTTGGAAACATCTTTTGAAACAAAAAATACATCCTTATGAAAAAGTAATGAAAAATACAAATAAAAATACAACCCTTATGGGACATCAAAATTCAGGAGATATTGTGTTGATTGGGGCTCCTGGTTACGTTATGGGCAGCGACATTGAAAAAAATATAACTCCACCAATTGAATTGGGAACACATGGAGGATCCGGAGACAGAAGCATGCTTAGACCTGTTTTTATGGTTACTGGGGCAGACTTTCACAAAGGTAAACAGATTAACTCCTCCTCTAATTTAGATATAGCTCCTACTATCTATGATTTACTTGAGTTAGATGTACCATCATTTGTAGAAGGTGAAAAAATTGAAGGTATTTATAAAGATAAAAAAATCCTACCAAATTGGGAATGA
- a CDS encoding zf-HC2 domain-containing protein: protein MNNECEIVKDLLPSYIDKLCSKSSENFVSTHLEHCTECKSFYNRMVLELNIEDEIEVIERQQVIQPFQKVSALLKIQKITEKALKWLVIFSLIMILILSTLATSNTTQFNKEQMHQSSIEQEQLEIMSAAFQSLNQNGLESLEDVSLNYARQIKYLAVFERNSVSIDKDISKEPTILYPLPYKDADIVYENGEIITNTITPSDYDIGTMVMEKGNYIIQFEYQDRYLNHVERAFQTKHYAKSLLEIWLPSVITLIITLILLSIWLNLVKSLRRTEGLIE, encoded by the coding sequence ATGAACAATGAATGTGAAATTGTGAAAGATTTATTACCTTCCTATATTGATAAATTATGTAGTAAATCTAGCGAAAACTTTGTAAGTACCCACCTCGAACATTGTACAGAATGCAAGTCTTTTTATAATCGAATGGTGCTAGAATTAAATATTGAAGATGAAATAGAAGTAATTGAACGTCAACAAGTCATTCAACCATTTCAAAAAGTCTCGGCTTTGTTAAAGATACAAAAAATAACAGAAAAAGCATTAAAATGGTTAGTTATATTTAGTCTTATTATGATCTTAATTTTAAGCACACTTGCTACGTCAAATACTACACAATTTAATAAAGAGCAAATGCATCAATCCTCTATCGAACAAGAACAACTAGAAATCATGTCTGCAGCTTTCCAAAGCTTAAATCAAAATGGTCTTGAATCATTAGAAGATGTCTCCTTAAACTATGCTAGACAAATAAAATATTTAGCAGTATTCGAGAGAAATTCAGTTTCAATCGATAAGGATATTTCTAAAGAACCAACTATTTTATATCCACTTCCATACAAAGATGCCGACATCGTTTATGAAAATGGGGAAATTATTACGAATACAATTACTCCTAGTGATTATGATATCGGAACAATGGTGATGGAAAAAGGGAATTATATCATTCAATTTGAATACCAAGATCGTTATTTAAATCACGTAGAACGAGCTTTCCAAACTAAACATTATGCAAAGAGTTTACTAGAAATTTGGCTACCCTCAGTCATTACCTTGATTATTACTTTGATTTTATTAAGTATATGGCTAAATCTCGTGAAATCTCTTAGGCGTACTGAAGGGTTAATTGAATAA
- a CDS encoding RNA polymerase sigma factor produces MVGQLDEIYQKYSERVFKYLMTLCRNSDLAEELTQETFYKAIQSIHRYNGSSKMSVWLCQIAKHTYYQYVDKQKKQPKMQEDPLVHSSEQLLITQENKVELYRQIHDLKEPYKEILLLRLLGGLSFQEIGDVLGKNENWARVNFYRAKLKLKESYLI; encoded by the coding sequence ATGGTGGGGCAATTAGATGAGATTTATCAAAAATACAGCGAACGTGTTTTTAAATATTTGATGACTCTTTGTCGCAATAGTGACTTAGCCGAAGAATTAACGCAGGAAACTTTTTATAAAGCTATTCAATCGATTCACCGTTATAACGGCTCTAGCAAAATGTCCGTCTGGCTATGTCAAATAGCAAAACATACATATTATCAATATGTCGATAAGCAGAAAAAGCAACCGAAAATGCAGGAAGATCCACTCGTTCATTCTTCTGAGCAACTCTTAATTACTCAAGAAAATAAAGTCGAGTTATATCGACAAATCCATGACTTAAAAGAACCTTACAAAGAGATTTTACTTTTACGACTACTAGGGGGATTAAGCTTTCAAGAAATTGGCGATGTCCTCGGTAAAAATGAAAATTGGGCACGTGTTAACTTTTATCGTGCAAAATTGAAATTAAAGGAGAGCTATTTGATATGA
- a CDS encoding IS3 family transposase: MVASELDEQRNYSKELIESEWYQVLLYVRVGGNWNYICFLIDLYNREIVGYSGGEQKDTALVQCAFKSVRSPLQNVIMFHTDCGSEFKYVGIDELLSTFKFKQSLSQKGNPYDNAVAEATFKILKTELINGSNYPTLEQLSFELFDYVNWYNNIRSHSKLGYLSPVAYINLALKKVL; this comes from the coding sequence TTGGTAGCTTCAGAATTAGATGAACAAAGAAATTATAGTAAGGAGCTAATTGAGAGTGAATGGTACCAGGTTCTTCTGTATGTGAGAGTAGGAGGAAACTGGAATTATATTTGTTTTTTAATCGATTTATATAACAGAGAAATCGTCGGTTATAGTGGCGGAGAACAAAAGGACACAGCTCTAGTTCAGTGTGCCTTTAAGTCTGTTAGATCTCCTCTGCAAAACGTGATAATGTTCCATACAGATTGTGGATCTGAATTTAAATATGTTGGTATCGATGAATTATTAAGTACATTTAAGTTTAAGCAATCTCTAAGTCAAAAAGGAAATCCTTATGATAATGCGGTGGCAGAAGCGACTTTTAAGATTTTAAAAACAGAACTCATCAACGGATCGAACTACCCTACCCTTGAACAGCTGTCTTTTGAACTTTTCGATTATGTCAATTGGTACAATAATATTCGGTCGCACAGTAAATTGGGTTATCTAAGTCCAGTCGCTTATATAAACTTAGCCCTTAAAAAAGTTCTTTGA
- a CDS encoding MBL fold metallo-hydrolase, whose amino-acid sequence MDIVKIETKYFTLHRLAEGVYAAIAKPGKGAWSNAGVVDLGDELLVFDSFSTPSAARELKKQAEMISGKKVKYLINSHYHGDHVFGNQVFEDATIISTSLTNKWFREQNTIHDVQKEIEETKQYLHNLRNQIEKAEDNITKVSLLKQYEEMSKVLEELPHLKTVLPSVIFEKHLVIHGSKRTVELHCLGGGHSPSDTFLYLPDDKIAFMGDIITEDLHLPIYNPKEFLTILENVKQMDMKTVVPGHGEVGTLAFGEILINYLSFLIKKVMDAQQNNISMNDFISEFMMPSEYANWKGVNGITRNLTTVYNFYAGKHE is encoded by the coding sequence GTGGATATTGTGAAGATTGAGACAAAATATTTCACTTTACATAGACTTGCAGAAGGGGTGTATGCAGCAATAGCAAAACCTGGCAAAGGGGCATGGAGTAATGCAGGAGTTGTCGACTTGGGAGATGAGCTACTAGTGTTTGATTCATTTAGTACGCCATCAGCCGCAAGAGAGTTAAAGAAACAAGCAGAAATGATAAGTGGGAAAAAGGTGAAATATCTTATAAATAGCCATTATCACGGAGACCATGTGTTTGGAAATCAAGTATTTGAAGATGCTACGATAATTTCTACTTCTTTAACAAATAAGTGGTTTAGAGAGCAAAATACGATTCATGATGTGCAGAAGGAAATAGAGGAAACGAAGCAATATCTACATAATTTAAGAAATCAAATAGAAAAAGCTGAAGATAATATAACAAAAGTCAGTTTATTAAAACAATATGAAGAAATGTCCAAAGTGTTAGAGGAGCTACCTCATTTGAAAACAGTATTACCTTCTGTTATTTTTGAAAAACATTTGGTTATACATGGCTCGAAACGAACTGTAGAGCTCCACTGTTTAGGTGGAGGGCACTCACCAAGCGATACCTTTTTATATTTACCCGATGACAAGATAGCATTCATGGGGGATATCATTACAGAAGACCTTCATTTGCCAATTTATAACCCAAAAGAATTTTTGACTATTCTAGAAAACGTAAAACAAATGGATATGAAAACAGTTGTCCCGGGACATGGGGAAGTAGGGACATTAGCGTTTGGTGAGATATTAATAAATTATTTATCATTTTTAATTAAAAAGGTAATGGATGCGCAACAAAATAATATATCAATGAATGATTTCATCTCAGAGTTTATGATGCCTAGTGAATATGCAAACTGGAAAGGTGTAAATGGAATCACTCGTAACCTTACAACTGTATATAACTTCTATGCAGGAAAGCATGAATAG
- a CDS encoding alpha/beta fold hydrolase — translation MQSYKTIMDGNTVNYYEYGDKNNHTIVCFHGLTGNGYYSFTEIAVLLENDFNLTIFDSPGHGETSSFNNESDYLFSKLAMWYQRMIQHVVSRPFYVMGHS, via the coding sequence TTGCAAAGTTACAAGACGATAATGGATGGAAACACAGTGAATTATTACGAATATGGCGATAAAAACAATCATACCATTGTATGTTTTCACGGACTTACAGGTAATGGTTACTATAGTTTTACCGAAATAGCAGTCCTTTTGGAAAATGATTTTAATCTCACAATATTTGACAGTCCGGGTCACGGGGAAACGTCCTCGTTTAATAACGAAAGTGATTATCTATTCTCCAAATTAGCCATGTGGTATCAACGAATGATTCAGCATGTTGTGTCCAGACCATTCTATGTGATGGGACATTCATAG
- a CDS encoding alpha/beta hydrolase produces the protein MELHYTRHYPATVLGIILLDGGFTFPENQKEMTFDYAFKGWNDYMDQSVFNDWTSIVQEYKTYTNRWDLNKERYVSSIFKKKDDRFDLVVSKFTVLSIIRAFFVEPFSVTYPFIKVPVLLIHPSKPENLDEARVIGISQLKNKMDDVTVIVMEGAGHMLQWDEPERTANEIKKWIEIK, from the coding sequence TTGGAGCTCCATTATACACGACATTATCCGGCAACCGTATTAGGTATTATTTTATTGGACGGGGGCTTTACCTTTCCAGAAAACCAGAAAGAAATGACATTTGACTATGCATTTAAAGGGTGGAATGATTATATGGATCAATCTGTGTTTAATGATTGGACGAGCATTGTTCAGGAATACAAAACATATACGAATAGATGGGATCTTAACAAAGAACGCTATGTATCTTCCATTTTCAAAAAGAAGGACGATAGATTTGACCTTGTGGTTTCCAAATTCACCGTGTTGTCCATTATTAGAGCTTTCTTTGTGGAACCATTTTCAGTAACCTATCCTTTCATTAAGGTACCGGTACTTCTTATTCATCCTTCTAAACCTGAGAATTTGGATGAAGCAAGAGTAATCGGTATATCACAATTAAAAAACAAGATGGACGATGTTACTGTGATAGTAATGGAGGGTGCAGGGCATATGCTGCAGTGGGATGAACCAGAACGAACAGCAAATGAAATTAAGAAATGGATAGAAATTAAATAA